GGATCGGTTCGATCGTCCTTGTCACCTATTTGGCAAAGCAGGAAACCAAACTACAACTCAGACCCAAATTCAAACTCGCCTTCTGCCTGGGCGTGGTCTCCTTTGGCATACTTTCAAGTTTCATTCTGGGTGCTTACGAAAAGTCGCTCATGAAAGACATTCCCAAATACGATCTGGATACGACACCAGCCAATAATATCCAACGCCGACCAGGACCGCGCGGAAAGTAGCTACTCCTTTTCGGCGAGCTGCTTGAGATTAGCCAAGCCCTTTTCGTAGTTTTCGCCCACCATCTTCTCCATTAGGATACCATAATACCGCTTGATGGGGTTTCCGTGAAACTCACCCGCGAAGCTCCAGGTGACGTGTGTCGAATTTTCTTCAGGACTTAGAGTGAACGAGGCAAAGGACGGGCTATCCTCCCACCCCTTAAATTGCATTTCGAACGTAGCGCCCTTCGGTGGATCAAACTCAGAAATGGTAATTATTCCGCTGCCTGCTGTTTCTCCCGCCCAATGGTAGTTTCCTCCCATTCCCGTGGTAGTGGTGCCATAAGTGACTCTCATTTCCGGATCCATTTCAATCCAGGGAGACCATTCAGGCCAATTTCGTAACTCCCCGACTAAGGGAAAGATGGCCTGAGCCGGAGCGTTAATAACAAAAGACCTCTCGTATTGGTATGACTTGGGCAGTACCAGGGAACCAGCAAACACCACTAAAAAAACAACAGCCACAACAGCCGATAAGATCTTTAATATCTTCATAGGAAAGCTTTGGGACTGTGAGTAATCCACACCCCTTTGACAAGCGATCGCTTCAAGGATCATTTTTTTGAAATACTGTAACTTATAGCAATCAGCCGGGTAATAAGATAAACAACCTTTCATATATGAATATCAGAAAACTCGAAAATCTGGGCCTCTGAGCTCCCTTTCTCCTCTCACTAGTAGCCTCGACTCAACTTTCCGCCAAAGTCGAAGACACTGTAAAAGAAACGTTCACCACCAGTGGCTCAGGGCTACTCTCCCTGGAGCTCCAATCAGCTGGAGTCGATATCGACACTTACAATGGCTCAGAAGTGAGTATTGAGATTACTCGCACTCTCAAACGGGGTGACCAAGACGATTTCGACAAGGAGCTGGAGAAACTCGATCTTACTTTCGAGCAATCAGGAAACGACATCCGTTGTATCATGACCTACGACAACAAGCTTACAGGGTGGAGTTTGTTTGGATCTAGCAAACGTCTCAATTTCAAGGCTGCGGTCCGATTACCAAAGTCATTTGACGTAATTACCAAAACCTCTGGCGGCGGGATCAACCTATCATATCTGGAAGGCGATGCCGAACTACGCACCTCAGGTGGGGGAATCGTCATGGAGTCTGTGGACGGAAATGTGATCGCAAGAACTTCCGGTGGAGGTATTCGAGCCAACAATTTGAACGGAGATGTGGAAATGAGAACCTCTGGAGGATCCATCAAGTCAGAGACGATCACTGGTAAATTGCAGGGACGTACTTCAGGGGGTAACATTGTCATCAACGACGTTCATGGAGATGCAAACGTCTCGACCTCCGGTGGCTCTATTCGCCTGGGCATTGTCCAAGGAAACTTGGAAGCAACCACCTCAGGTGGAGGTATCACGGCTTCAATCGCGAGTCAGCCAACCCAAGACTGCTATCTTAAAACTTCCGGTGGAAGTATCACCGTAGCCATCAACCGAGAAGCCAATTTGGCCATCGACGCATCCACATCAGGAGGTGGAGTGTCAACACAACTGCTCCTTTCAACATCGCATGTGAAACGCTCTTCCTTAAAAGGAACTTTGAACGCGGGCGGTCCACTTCTGAAGACAAGAACCTCGGGCGGCAGCATCCATCTCAACTCGATTTAGAACGCTGCCCTTTCCTGGGAACGCGGGGCACCAGTTGTACCGCTCGAAGCTTTGTGCGTAGGCTGGCTCGGCAAATAAACTCGATACTCAAAAAATGGTAGGGCAATTGCGTCCTCGCAATGCCGAATCGTACGCCCCACTAGGTGGCAGGGCAAGGATACCAGTGCCTTCCATACAACCAAAGCGGACAAACTAATCCTCATGTTTCATTGAACAGAAGGCAACGAAGACACAAACGTACATCCTAACCTTCGTTCCCTTTGTTGCCTTCTGTTTAAATTTGATCCGCTCCTACACTTTCACACTTCATCGGCTCACCCATTCTATCAGCTTGCTTTCATTTCTCACTTGAATAAAGGTCAGGCCATTAACGACTCTTTGTTCAATCATATGAAAATACTCCCCTATCTCACACTCTCACTCATCGCTTCTCTCTTAGTTGGCTGCGGCTCAGCCACCGAAGAAAGTTCAAACACCCTTTCCCTGTTCAATGGTGAAAACCTTGACGGCTGGGAAATTCAGAATGGGGGTCAATTCTCCGTTGCTGACGGAGTGCTCACGATCAACAAGGGCACGGGATGGCTCAGGTCAGCCGATACCTTTGGCGATTTTACGCTGACCATGGAATTTCGTTTTATGGAAAAAGGCGCTAATAGCGGTATCTTTGTCCGAACCGGCCCCACCAGCAACGACGACGAGAACGGCTGGCCCAATAATGGCTACCAAGTGCAATGTCTCGATGAAATCGAACATCAATATCCACTTGGCTTTATTATTCCCTACGGCGCTCCTGAATTTCAATCCGAGTCCAGCCTCGATGCATTGAAGAGCGTCTACAAGCCAGCTTTGGAATGGCACACTTACGAAATCACCTGCCTAGGAGAAACCATGGAGGTAAAACTCAATGGAACGGTGATCACCACTTGCACAAGCATCAAGAATTTGACCGGCCATATTGGCATTCAAGGTGAACTCGGTCATCTGGAGTTTCGTAAGATTGAAGTGACTCAACTGTAGGAGCGGCTCCTCAATCTCGCTGTCGATTCGTTGCCTGATGAATGTGAATACATCGCCTGGATTGATTGCGATGTGATCTTTGAAAAACCGGATTGGGCTGAGGCAGCGATGGAGGCTTTGAAAAGCTTCAATCTGGTGCATCTGTTTCAAGAGCGCAAAGACCTACCCATAGACGCTGACCTTGCGATGGTTTTACAGGGTGACGCACATTCTTCCGCTGTAGACACGAGGCCTTCAACCGGCTACCGCATTGTCCTGGGTGACTCAGTGCAGGAAGATTACCAGCGCGTATCAGGAGAAGCCAAGTCAACCACGGGACTGGCCTGGGGTTGTCGCCGGGAATTGCTTCAGACCCACGGTCTGTATGATGCCTGTATAGTCGGGGGTGGTGACCGTGTCATTCTGGGATCTGCCATGGGTTGGCTGGAGCTCACTGCCGATTACCACAGAATGTTTGGAGCGAGGAGGGATCATTACTTCGCCTGGGCGCAGGCCTTTCACCAATCCGTCCAGGGACAGGTGGGATACATCGATGGCAGCCTGGTTCACCTCTGGCATGGAGAGACCAAAAACCGACGCTACGTCAGTCGACTGAACATTCTTCCCAGGCATGATTACACCCCTCAACACGATATCGCCCTGGACGCTAACGGAGTGTGGACATGGGCATCCGAAAAACCCGCCTTGCATCAGGATGTAAGCGAATATTTCGCAGGGCGGCTGGAAGATGGAAGGGCTAGTTAGCCCTCTACTCTGCTTCCAATAACTGAACCAGCCCGGCGAGCAGCTCAGGGTTATCAGGGGCCAGGTTTTTTTCTTCGCCAATGTCCTTGGAGAGGTCGTAGAGTTCCCAGTCCGCATCCTCGCTGTTTTGAATGGCTTTCCAATTACCCAAGCGGACGGCCGC
This genomic stretch from Opitutia bacterium ISCC 52 harbors:
- a CDS encoding DUF1080 domain-containing protein; this encodes MKILPYLTLSLIASLLVGCGSATEESSNTLSLFNGENLDGWEIQNGGQFSVADGVLTINKGTGWLRSADTFGDFTLTMEFRFMEKGANSGIFVRTGPTSNDDENGWPNNGYQVQCLDEIEHQYPLGFIIPYGAPEFQSESSLDALKSVYKPALEWHTYEITCLGETMEVKLNGTVITTCTSIKNLTGHIGIQGELGHLEFRKIEVTQL
- a CDS encoding DUF4097 domain-containing protein; translation: MELQSAGVDIDTYNGSEVSIEITRTLKRGDQDDFDKELEKLDLTFEQSGNDIRCIMTYDNKLTGWSLFGSSKRLNFKAAVRLPKSFDVITKTSGGGINLSYLEGDAELRTSGGGIVMESVDGNVIARTSGGGIRANNLNGDVEMRTSGGSIKSETITGKLQGRTSGGNIVINDVHGDANVSTSGGSIRLGIVQGNLEATTSGGGITASIASQPTQDCYLKTSGGSITVAINREANLAIDASTSGGGVSTQLLLSTSHVKRSSLKGTLNAGGPLLKTRTSGGSIHLNSI
- a CDS encoding SRPBCC family protein, coding for MKILKILSAVVAVVFLVVFAGSLVLPKSYQYERSFVINAPAQAIFPLVGELRNWPEWSPWIEMDPEMRVTYGTTTTGMGGNYHWAGETAGSGIITISEFDPPKGATFEMQFKGWEDSPSFASFTLSPEENSTHVTWSFAGEFHGNPIKRYYGILMEKMVGENYEKGLANLKQLAEKE